In Salvelinus sp. IW2-2015 unplaced genomic scaffold, ASM291031v2 Un_scaffold1424, whole genome shotgun sequence, one DNA window encodes the following:
- the dtd1 gene encoding D-aminoacyl-tRNA deacylase 1, whose product MKAIIQRVTTASVSVGEVPISSIGRGLCVLLGISMEDTQKDVDYMVRKILNLRLFDDENGRAWSKSVMDKDYEVLCVSQFTLQCILKGNKPDFHXAMPAELSQPFYNNILEHLRSTYKPEMIKDGQFGAYMQVHIQNDGPVTIELVSPSSPMDAKQLAKQEKQQQRKEKTRSKGPLESGRERVAPRPRAQDPNASSGADGDVSSERET is encoded by the exons ATGAAGGCAATTATTCAAAGAGTGACAACAGCGAGCGTGTCAG TGGGAGAGGTGCCCATCAGCTCAATAGGCAGAGGACTGTGTGTGTTGCTGGGTATATCCATGGAGGACACACAGAAGGATGTTGACTACAT GGTTCGTAAGATCCTCAACCTGCGTCTGTTTGACGATGAGAACGGCCGGGCGTGGAGCAAAAGCGTCATGGACAAGGACTATGAAGTCCTGTGTGTCAGTCAGTTCACTCTGCAGTGCATACTGAAGGGTAACAAGCCAGACTTCCATGKTGCCATGCCTGCAGAGCTGTCCCAGCCCTTCTATAATAACATCCTGGAACACCTGAGGAGCACCTACAAGCCGGAGATGATCAAAG ACGGGCAGTTTGGGGCCTACATGCAGGTTCACATCCAGAATGACGGACCAGTCACCATCGAACTGGTGTCTCCTTCTTCTCCCATGGACGCCAAACAG ctcGCTAAACAGGAGAAACAAcagcagaggaaagagaagaCGCGCTCGAAAGGACCCTTGGAGTCAGGCAGGGAGAGGGTCGCCCCGCGCCCCAGAGCACAGGACCCTAACGCCAGCAGTGGAGCAGACGGCGACGTGTCMTCAGAGAGGGAGACCTAG